The Candidatus Hydrogenisulfobacillus filiaventi sequence CGCCCTCTACGGCCGGCCGTTGCCGCCGGAGCCCCCGGCCTTCCCCGGCTGGGGCGAGGGCGGGCCGCTGGCGGTGGAGGTGGAGGACCCGACCGCCTGTCCCCTGTACACCCTGGTGGAATGGCGGGTGGCGGGGGAGGACCCGGCCCCGCTCTGGATGCAGGCCCTGCTGCGCGCGGTGGGTCAACGGCCGTTGGGCGGGGTGGTGGACCTCACCAACTTTGTCCTCTTCGGCTGGGGTCAGCCCCTGCATGCCTTCGACGCGGATGCCGTGGAGCTCCCGGTGCGGGTGTGCCGCGCCCGGCCGGGCGAGCGGCTGGTCACCCTGGACGGCGTGGAGCGGGTCCTGGACCCGGCCGACCTGGTCATCGCCGACGCCGGACGGGTCCTGGGCCTGGCGGGGGTGATGGGCGGGCTGGACTCGGGCGTGCGCCCCGGTACCCGCCGCATCTATCTGGAATCGGCCCATTTTGCCGCCCCGGTGGTCTTCCGCACCTTGAAGCGCCATGACCTGGCCAGCGAGGCGGCCCTGCGCTTCGGAAAGGGCAGCGATCCCGCGCTGGCCCCGGCCGGGCCCGCGCTGGTGGCGGCCTACGCCGGCGGGCTGCTGGAGCCTACCGGGCGGAGCGCCCGCGTAGGCCGGGTGCCGGAGCCGCCGGCGGTGCCCTGGCATCCCGGCCGCATCCGGGCGCTGCTGGGGGTGAACTGGGACGACCGCCGCCTGGAGGAGGCCCTGGGCCGCCTGGGCTTCCGCGTGAGCGGGGGGATGGTGCATGCCCCCTCCTGGCGGCGGGAGGTGACCGGCAGCCATGACCTGGCCGAGGACGTGGCGCGCCTGGAGGGGTATGAGGCGGTGGGCGAGCGCCTGCCGGTGGGACCCACCGTGCTGGGGGCCCGGGACGCCGCCTGGGTGCGGGCGGACCGGGTGCGCGACCTGGCGGCGGCCGCCGGTTATCAGGAGCTGCTGACGCCCTCCTACACCGGGCCCGACGCTCCGGCCGACCCGGTCGGGGGGCCGGAGGCGCTGGCCCCCATCCGCATCGTCAATCCGCTGCGCGACCGGGAAAGCTGGCTGCGGACGGGCCTGTTGGCCACCCTGCGCGAGGCTTGGCTCTACAACCGCGACCGCGACGTGGAGCCGCAGCCGGTGTTCGAGGTGGCCCCCGTCTACGGTCGTCCCGGCGGGGGGGAGGCGGTGGCGGAACCCCTGACGCTGGCCGCCCTGCTGCCGTTGGCGGCGCCGGAAGCCTGGCCGGGGACCGGGAGCCTGTATCAGCTCAAGGGGCTGGTGGAGCTGGTGGCCGAACGCCTGGGCTGGGCGGTGGCGTTCGGGCCGCTGGAGGCGGAGCATCCCTGGTTCCATCCGGGCCGTTCCCTGGCCATCCTGGGGCCGGACGGCCGCCGGCAGGGGCTGCTCGGCGAGCTGCGGGCGGAGTTCTGGGCTCCGGCGCGGATGCGGGGGCGGGTGGCAGGCCTGGAGTGGCGGCTGCCGCTGGCCGTCGAGCCGGCCCTGCCCGTCATCCGCCACGCCCCCCGCTTCCCGGCGGTGGTGCGCGACCTGTCCTTTGTGGTGCCGGAGGAGTCTGGGTGGGCGGAGTGGGAGGCAGTGCTGGCGGCCGCCCGGCCGCCGCGACTGGAGGCCTGGCGGCTCATGGACCGCTTCCGGGGCGGATTCGGGCTGTCCTTTACGGTGCGCTTCACCTTCCGCGCCCCCGACCGCACCCTCACCGACGCGGAGGTGGATGGCGATATGGCCCGCCTGATGGCAGCCCTGGAGGTGCGAGGCGCCCGGGTGCGGGGGGCCTCGACCTAGTTCCGGCGCATTCCCTGCCCCCGCGGGCAGGAATTTGCCCCCGCCGTCGAGAATGGGGGAACAAACGGCTTGGGGGGGCGTGCAGGCGATGGAGGACGGGCAGACCCGGACCACGGTGTCGATCTACGGGGAGGATTACGCCATCCGCTCCGACCTGCCGCCGGAAACGGTGGAGGAGCTGGCCCGCTACGTGGACACCCGCATGCGGGTGCTGGCGGCGCGCAATCCCCACGTGCCGGCGGGACGCCTGGCCATTCTGGTGGCCCTCAACTGCGCCGAGGAGGTCCTGCGGCTGGAGGCCAAGACCGAGGAGCTGACCGCCGCCCTGCAGCAGCGCTGGCGCAGCCGGCAGGTGCACAAGAAGGGGTCGTAAGGCCGTGCCCGGTCTGGTGTGGTGGATCGGGTACGGGCCACGGCCGCCGGCCGGGCAGGCCGGCGGCTTTCTTGATGCCGGCCTGGGGCTGCGGGGCGCTCCGCTGCGGGAGACGGTCCTCTCCGCCCTGGCGACCGGGGCCAATCCTGCGCCGGTGACTGGGCCGGCGCACCGGCGGGGCCGCCCCGACCCGGCCTGGGCGGCGTGGCTCCGGCAGTGCGGCCTCGGTTCCCGGCTGGCGGCGGCGGGCCGGCCGGTGCGGGGGGTCACCGCCTGGCCCCCGGCCGCCTTCCGGGGTAGCCCCGCGGTGGAGATGCTGCTGGCTCCCGACCCGCCCGCAACCCTGGGGGACCTGCGCCGGGGGCTGGCGCTGGCGCCGGACGTGACGGGGACCGCGCTGGCTGCCCGCGGCCACCACGGCCTGCCCCTGCGGGATGCGCCGGCGGCGGCCGCCCTCCTGGCGGGCCTTCTGCAACGGTATGCTATGCTGATCTTCGTGGCTGCACGGGCCGTGGATGCGGACCTGGCCGGGGCGGTGCTGGCGGGGGTGACGGCCGCGGGCGGCCAGTGGCTAGCGGTGGCCGTGCCCGATCGGCCGGCAGACGCGGGGGTGGCCTGGGCGGCGGGCCGTGACCCCGGCGGGCCCCGGCCCCGGGGCGTCACCGACCTGGCGGCCTACCTGATACGGATGATGGAGGAGGGGCCGGAAGGGGCGTGACCACCACGCAAGGCGCAGGGGGAGACTGGCTGCGCAACGCCCTCGACCTGGAGCGGGTGCTGGCCCGCATCCGGGAGCAGGCCGAGACCCCCATGGGAGCCGACCGCGTTGCCGCCCTGGCGCCGCCGCTGCCGGACCCGGTCTCCGCCCAGGCCCTGGGCCGCGAAGCCGAGACCCTACTGGCGCTGGGGGCCGGGCTGGCGGGGGCGGTGCGGGTGGGCCGCCTAGCCCGGCGCGCCGCCCGGGGCGGCGTGCTCGACGCCGGGGAACTGGCGGGGGTGGCCCGGACCCTGGCGCGGACGGAGACGGTGCGGGCCAAGGCCGAGCCCGGCCTCACCCCCGGCTGGGCCGCCCGCCTGGGCGCGCTGGCCCTGCCGGGGGCCCTGCGGGAGGCCGTGGAACGGGTGGTGGCGCCCGACGGGTCGGTGCGGGACACCGCCAGCCCGCTGCTGGCCGACCTGCGCGCCCGCCAGCGCCGGTTGTGGGAGGAGATCGACGGCATCCTGGCCGGCATCCTGCATTCGCCCCACTGGGCGCCCTACCTGCAGGAGCCGGTGGTCACGGAACGGGCCGGCCGGCGGGTGGTGCCGGTCAAGGTGGGGTTCCGCAACAAGGTGGCCGGCATCGTCCACGACCAGTCGGCCAGCGGCCAGACGGTGTTCGTGGAGCCGATGGCGGTGGTGGACCGCCACAACCGCATTGCCCTCCTGCTGCGGGAGGAGACGGCGGAGATTGAGCGCCTGCTGACCGAGCTGTCGCGGGCGGTGGGGGCGGAGGCGCCCGCTCTGGAGGCGGTGGAAGAGGTGCTGGCCGACCTCGACGTGGCCCTGGCCGGGGTCCGCTACGGACAGGGGCTGGACGGCCGCTGGCCGCGCCTGGGCGGGCAGCGCTTCCTCATCCGGTCCGGACGCCACCCCCTCCTTCAGGACCCTGTGCCCCTGGACCTGGCAGTGGAGGACCGGCGGCCGGTGCTGGTCATCACCGGGCCCAACACCGGGGGCAAGACGGTGGCCTTGAAAACCGCCGGGCTGGTCGCGGCCCTGGCCCTGCTGGGGATGATGGTGCCGGCGGCGGAGGGGACCGAGGTCCCGCTGTATACCGCTATCCTGGCCGACATCGGGGACGAGCAGAGCCTGGAACAGAACCTGTCCACCTTTGCCAGTCACATCGCCCGCCTGGTGCCGCTGGTGCGGCTGGCGGATGCAGGGGCGCGGCCGCTGTTGGCCCTCATCGACGAGATCGGGGCCGGCACCGACCCGGATGAAGGCGCGGCCTTGGCCCAGGCCCTGGTGGAGCGACTGGCGGCAGCCGGGGTGCACACCCTGGTCAGCACCCACTTCGGGCGCCTCAAGCTGTTGGCGTACGAGGACCCGCGCATCCAGAACGCGCGGGTCGAATTCGACCGCGAAACCCTGGCCCCCACCTACCGCCTGGTGCTGGGGCAGCCGGGCAGCTCCCACGCCCTCTACATCGCGGCCCGGCTGGGGCTGGATGCGGCCCTGGTGCAGCGGGCGCGGGAGCTGATCGGCGAGCGGGGGCAGGCCCTGGAGGGGGCCATTGAAGCGGTGGGCACCCTGACCCGCCGGCTGGAGGAGACGGAACGGGAGCTGGAGGCACGCCGGCGCGACCTGGAGGCGGAGGAGGCTGCCCTGCGGGCCCGCATCACCCGCTGGGAGGAGCGGCGCCAGGCGGAGGAGGAGCGCCTGCGCGTGCAGTGGCAGGCGGAGCTCCGGCGCCTGCGTGAGGAGGTGCGGCGGCTGGCGGCCCAGGTCGAAGCCAGCGAGGGCAAGGCCCGCTTTCAGGCCCTGGAGGAGCTGCGGCGGACCCTGCGCGAGGCGGCCCCGCCGCCCCCGGTGGCGGGGCCACCGGGGCCGGCTCCTGCCCTGACGGTGGGGGTGCGCGTCCGTATCCGCGGGTTTGAGGATCCCGGGGTGGTGCAGGAGCTGGCGGGACGCACCGCCACCGTGGAGGTGGGGGGCATGCGCATCAAGCTGCCGGTGGAGGAGCTGGAGCTGGCGGAAGCCCCGGCGGCGGCCCGTCCGCGCGGGGGCGGGCGCACCCCCGCCACCGCCGCCCGCATGGCCCGCGTCTCCCCCGAGGAGGATGTGCGCGGGCTGACGGTGGACGATGCCCTGGCGGTGGTGGACAAGTTCCTAGACAACGCCCTGCTGCTGGGACTGGACACGGTGCGTATCATCCACGGCAAGGGCACCGGCACCCTGCGCCGGGCCTTGAACGCCTGGCTGGCCCATGATCCCCGCGTGGCGGAGCGGCGGCTGGGGGGGCCGGCCGAGGGCGGCGACGGGGTCACGGTGGTACGGCTCAAGGGCTGAGGAGCCCTATGCTATGATGAGGGCGGATACGGCCCCGCCGGCGGCGCATTCCCAGGGAAGGCAGGATCGGGTTGAACACCATTATGGACGGTAGCATTGCCAAAACGGTCGATTACCTGGTGCGGGGCTGCGAGGATGTGGTCAGCCCCGACCTCCTGGCCCGCAAGCTGGAGCAGGTGCCGGTGCGGGGCCCCCTCACGGTCAAGCTGGGGGTCGACCCCACCGCGCCTGACCTGCACCTGGGGCACACGGTAGTGATGGAGAAGCTGCGCCAGTTCCAGGACCTGGGCCACCGGGTGGTGCTCCTGATCGGGGACATGACCGGACGGGTGGGGGATCCCACCGAGAAGGCCAGCACCCGCAAGCAGCTGAGCGCGGAGGAGGTGGCGGCCTTTGCCCGCACCTACGTGGAGCAGGCGGGCAAGGTGCTGGATGTCGAGCGGCTCACCGTCCGCTACAACAGCGAATGGCTGGAAGCGCTGCAGTTCGCGGACGTGGTGGAGCTGCTCTCGCGCATGACGGTGGCCCGGGTGCTGGAGCGGGACGATTTCGCCCGCCGTTTCGCCGCCCACGTGCCCATCCACCTGCATGAGCTGCTCTATCCGCTCATGCAGGGATATGATTCCGTAGCCCTGCGGGCGGATGTGGAACTGGGTGGCACCGACCAGCGCTTTAACATCATGACCGCCCGGCAGATCCAGGAAGCGTACGGGCAGGAGCCGGAGGTGGGCATGTTCCTGCCGATCCTGGAAGGTACCGACGGCGTCCGCCGGATGGGCAAGAGCCTCGGCAACTACATCGGGATCAGCGAACCGCCGGAGGAGATCTACGGCAAGACCATGTCCATCCCCGATAGCCTGATAGAGCGGTGGGGTGTGCTACTCTTAGGCTGGGATGCGGCGGAGGTCCGGGCCCGCCTGGCAGCGGGCACCAATCCGCGCGACCTGAAGGCGGAGTTGGCCCGTGCCCTGGTGGCGCGGTTCTGGAATCCGGCCGCGGCGGAGGCAGCGGAAGCGGCCTTCAACCGCACCTTCCGGGAACGCCAGGTGCCGGAGGACGCCCCCCGGGTGCCGCTGCCGTCCGACCCCTGGCAGGGGCCGGCCCTGGATCTGGTGGCGCGTCTGCCCGGTATCCCCAGCCGCAGCGAGGCGCGGCGCCTGCTGCAGCAGGGGGCGGTGGTGGTGGATGGCGAACGCCTGGGGGACGGGGCGACGGTCACGGTGCGGGCAGGCAGCTGGGTGCGGGTGGGTAAGCGGCGGTTTTTCCGGCTGGAGGCCGGCGGCTAGACTGCCGGGGTGACGGGAAAGGGGTCGGCGGTGGCGGCGCAGGAGGAAGAGGCGCAGGGCTGGCAGGACATCGCCCAGGGGGAACTGGAGGCGGCGGAGCGGCATTTCCGCCGGGCACTGGAGCTGGACCCCTCGCGGGCGGACGCGCTGAACGGCCTGGGCACGGTGTATCTGTCGTGGGGAGACCTGGAGGAGGCCGCGGAGCTCTTCCGCATGGCCATCCTGCAGGCGGAGCAGGACCTGCCCCGCCGCAAGCGGCGGACGGGCTGGCAGGATGCGCAGGTGCGGCCGTATGTGCGGGGACTGTATCATTTGAGCCTCACCCAGATCCGGCGGGGGCTCTGGGATGAGGCCATCGACCTTTTGCGGGAGCTCATCGCCTGGGACAGCGGCGGCATGGACGGGGAGGCACATTACCTGCTGGGCCAGATGCAGCAGCGCCACGGGCGGCTGGAGGAGGCGGCCGCCGCCTATACGGCCGCCAGCGCCCATCTGGACGAGGCCTGGTATGCGCTGGGGCTGGTGCGCTTCCTGGAAGGGCGGGAGCGGGAGGCGCGGGCGGCCTGGCGGGAGGCCCTGGGGCGGCTGCCGGGGGTGGTGCCCTTCCTGCTGTATTATCCCCGGCTGGTGCCCATCCCCGCCCCCCGCATCGAGGACACCCCCTTCCTCATCCTGCGCCGCTACGTAATCGACAACGCCGACCTCTGGACCTCCGCCGCGCGGGCGGCGCTGGAGGAACTGGCCCGGGAGCAGTCGGAGTAGGGGGCGGGGCTGGTGCAGGTGGCGCTGGTGGGAGCGGGGGCGCTGGGGTCGCCCTTGGCCTGGGCGCTGGTCCGCCTGCCCGCGGTTACCCGCCTCACGGTGGTGGACGGCGACCGGGTGGCGCTTTCCAACCTGCCCCGCCAGCCCTGGTACGGTCCGGATGACCTGGGCCGGCCCAAGGCGGCCCTGCTGGCGGAACGGGTGGCGGCGGCCGGGGGCCCGGCGGTGGAGGCTCGGATTGAGATGGTGACCGCCGCCAACGCCGGCCGTCTGCTGGCAGATGCGGAACTGGTGGTCGACGGCAGCGACAACTGGGCGGCGCGCCGTACCATCGAGGCCTTCGCTGCCGCGCGGGGCATCCCCTGGATCTACGCCGCCGCGCTGGGGTGGGACGGCCTGACCGCCTGGATGGCCCCCGACGGCCCCTGCCTGCGCTGCTGGTTCGGGGAGCCGGGCGGCGACGGGCCTCGCTGCTTTGAAGCGGGGGCGGTGGGCGCGGTGACCCTGGCGGTGGCGGGCGTGGCGGTGGCGGAACTGGAACGGCGGCTGGCGGGGGAGGATCCCCCGCCCCGCCTATGGCTGGTGGACGGCCGCCGGGGACGGGTGACGGCCCTGGGCGGGCCGCCGGCGCCCTGCCCCCACCGGCGTCCGGCCTGAAGGAGGGCGGGGCCATGGCGGCGGAGCCTTGGGAGGAGCGCTTTGCCCGGCAGATGCTGGTGGACGGCATCGGCTACGACGGGCAGCGGCGCATCCTCGCCACCCGGGTCACCGTGGTGGGGCCGGAGCCGTGGGTCTCCCTGGCTTTCCGCTACCTGGCGGCCGCCGGGTTCCAGGCGGAGGCGGTGCCCGCCCCCGCCGGACCTCTACGGGTGCGGGTGGGGGCGGCGGAGACGGTCCTGGCACCGGCCTCGGGGGTGGGAGGCGGCATGCTGACAGCGGCCCGGGTGGTGCTGGCGGCCCTCGAGGCGGCCCTGGAGCCGGGATCGGAGGAGGAGCACGGTGCAGGACCGGGTGCGGGTGGTGCTGGCGCAACTGAATAGCCTGGTGGGGGACGTGGCCGGCAACCTGCGCCGGGTGCGGGAGGCGGTGGCCCGCGCCCGCGAGTGGGGAGCCGACTTGGTGGTGTTCCCGGAGATGATGCTGGGGGGCTACCCCGCCGAGGACCTCTGGTTCCACCGCGGGCTGGTGGCGGAGATGCGGGCGGCGGTGGAGGCGCTGGCGCCTGAAAGCCGCGACCTGCTGCTGGTGGTGGGCTACGCCCGCGATGCCGGCGCCCTCGAAAACGCGGCAGCGGTACTGGCCGGGGGCCGCCTGGCGGGCACGGTGGCCAAGCGCCATCTGCCCAACTACGGGGTGTTCGATGAGGCCCGCTACTTCCGGCCCGGCCGCGGCACCACCGTCTGGCAATGGGGACCGTGGCGGCTCGGCATCAGCATCTGTGAGGACATCTGGTACCCTGACGGGCCGTATCTGGACCAGGTGCGGGCGGGGGCGGACCTCCTCATCAACATCAGTGCCTCCCCCTACCACCGCGGTAAGGGGGAAAGCCGGGAGCGGATGCTGGCCACGCGGGCCCAGGACACCGCCGCCTGGCTGCTGTGGTGCAACCTGGTGGGCGGCCAGGACGAACTGGTGTTTGACGGGACGTCGGCTGTCTTCGCCCCGGACGGGCGGGTGGTGGCCCGGGCCCCCGCCTTTGCCGAGGACTTGGTGGTCTACGACCTGCCGGCCGGACCCGGGCGGCACCAGCGGTGGGTGGATCCCCGCTGGCGGCTGGGGCCGCCTCCCGAACCGGGCACGGTCCGTCACCGGCGCCTGCCGCCGCCGGTTCCGGGAACGCCCCGCCTGCCCGCGCCCGGGATCGTGCATCCCCGCCCCGGTCCCGAAGAGGAACTGTTCGGGGCCCTGGTCACGGGTGTGCGGGACTACATTGCCAAGAACGGCTTCGGGGACGTGGTCATCGGCCTGTCCGGCGGCATCGACTCCTCCCTGACCGCCGTGGTGGCGGTGGAGGCGCTGGGGCCGCGGCGGGTGCACGGGGTGCTGCTGCCATCGCCCATTACCTCCTCTGCCAGCCGGGAGGACGCCCTGGCGGTGGCCCACAACCTGGGCATCCCCGTGTTGGAGATCCCGCTGGCGGCGGCCATGCAGGCGGTCGGCGACACCCTGGCCCCCATCTTTGCCGGCCTGGAGCCGGATGTGACCGAGGAAAACATCCAGGCCCGCCTGCGCGGGCTGTATCTCATGGCTCTGTCCAACAAGTTCGGGTGGCTGGTGCTGACCACCGGCAACAAGAGCGAGATGGCCACCGGCTACAGCACCCTGTACGGGGATATGGCCGGCGGCTTCGCGGTGCTGAAGGATGTGCTCAAGACCGATGTCTACCGTCTGGCGGCCTGGGTCAACCGGCAACCGCCGGCACCCCGCATCCCGGAGCGGGTGCTGACTAAACCGCCTTCGGCGGAGCTGCGGCCGGGGCAGAAGGATGAGGACAGCCTGCCCCCCTATCCGGTGCTGGACCGCATCCTGGCCGGGTACGTGGAGGAGGATCGGGAGGCGGCGGACCTGGTGGCGGAAGGGCTGCCGGAAGCGGAGGTCGTCCGGGCCATCGAGCTGGTCAACCGCAACGAATACAAACGGCGCCAGGCGCCGGTCGGCATCAAGGTCACCCCCCGCGCCTTCGGCCGCGACCGGCGGATGCCGATCACGGGCCGCTACCCCCTGGTACGGCCCCGGGAGGAGGAATAAGCCATGTCGGGTCACTCCAAGTGGGCCAACATCAAGCGCAAGAAGGCCAAGGTGGATGCCGTCAAGGGCACGGTGTTCTCGCGGCTGATCAAGGAGGTGATGGCCGCCGCCAAGCAGGGCGGGGGCAACCCCGACAACAACCTGCGCCTGCGGGTTGCCATTGCCAAGGCCAAGGAGAACAATGTCCCCCAGGCCAACATTGAACGGGCTATCCGCCGGGCTACCGGCCAGGAGGCCGGGGTGCACTATGAGGAGGCGGTCTACGAGGGCTACGGGCCCGGGGGCACCGCCCTCTACATGCAGATCCTGACCGACAACCGCAACCGGACCGCGGGCGAGATCCGGCACCTGCTGTCCCGCCATGGCGGCAGCCTGGGGGAGAGCGGGTGCGTGGCCTGGATGTTCGAGCCGCGGGGGCAGCTGACAGTGGCGCGGGATGCGGTACCGGGGCTGACCGAGGAGCGGGTGCTCGACCTGGCCATCGAGGCCGGGGCCGACGACGTCCGCACGGAGGAGGACGCCTACCTGGTCCTGACCGCGCCCGAAGCCCTGGAGGGGGTGCGGGCCGCCTTTGAGGCCGCCCGCATCCCGGTGGCAGAGACGGAATGGGTGATGTGGCCTAAGACCACGGTGACGGTGGAGGGCGAGGACGCCCGCAAGCTCTACACCCTGCTCGAGCTGCTGGAGGATCACGACGACGTTTCCCGCGTCTTCACCAACGCCGATTTCGGGGAGGACTTCGAGCCTGAGGAGGGCTAGACCGGGCGGGGCGGCCGCGCCCGGCCCGCCACCACCGGGGTGAGGAGGTCGCGCCGGCGCACGGCCGCTTCCTCCACCCGGAAGCCGGCGGCGCGGATGGCGGCCACGGTGTCCCGGTTGAGATGGCAACCGCCCGCGACCCGGCTCCAGAGCGGGGTGAGGCCGTCCTGCACCGCCCGGGCCCAGGCCCGGGGGGCGGCCACGTGCTCGAGGAAGAGTAGCTGGCCGTCCGGTTCCAGCACCCGTGCCACCTCCGCCAGCCCGGCCGCCACGTCCGGCACCGTGCAGAGCACCAGGTCCGCCACCACGGTCCGGAAGCGGCGGTCGGGGAAGGGCAGGGCCTCTATGGGCGCCTGCACAGCGGTGATCGGGAAGGGCCAGGCCCGGGCGGCCAGGGTCCGCTCCAGGCGGCGGAACATAAAGGGATCCGGCTCGCTGGCCACCACCTCCGGCAGCCCGGCGGGTAGCGCCGGCAGGTCGAGCCCGGTGCCGGCCCCCACCACGAGGGTGGGACCGGAGGCGGCGGTGAGGTGCTGGACGCGGATGCGGCCGATCCAGCGTTCCACGGCCCATTGGCTGCCGGCATAGAGGCGGGCGAACCAGGGATGTCCGGCGGGCATGGCGGCGAGCCTCCTCGGGTGCACGACGCGGAGTGGTGTTCCAGTTCCGATTATAGAGCAGGGGGCGGCGACAGGAGATGGCCGCCCCGGCGTCGAATGACAAGCCGGGAGGTCGGCCTGATGCGGGTGATAGGGGTAGACCCCGGGACCGCCATCTGCGGCTGGGGGGTGGTGGACGGGGGTCCGGGCGGCGCCCTCACCGCCCTGGCCTACGGCGCGGTGCGGACCCCCGCCGGCCGCGATCCCGGCGCCCGGCTGACGGCGGTTTATGACGGGATCCGGGCGGTGATCGCCCGCTGGCGGCCGGAGCGGGCGGTGGTGGAGAAGCTGTTTTTCGGGACCAATGCCACCAGCGCCCTGGCGGTGGGTCAGGCCCGAGGGGTGGTCCTGCTGGCCCTGGCCCAGGCGGGGGTGCCGGTACTGGAACTGAGCCCGGCGGAGGTGAAGCAGGCCCTCACCGGCTACGGCCGCGCCGGCAAGGCCCAGATGCAGGCC is a genomic window containing:
- the pheT gene encoding Phenylalanine--tRNA ligase beta subunit, yielding MKLSYRWLARHLPDLPAPEVLAGDLTRLGLEVDRYGTWGEELGSIRLVEVLARRPHPGADHLAVVTVDDGRNRVEVVTGARDGLPGQRVWWAPPGTRLPDGRTIGPATLRGVVSQGMLLSAAEAGFQAPGELWVHAGPEPPGTTLLELLGGPDTVYELELTPNLAAYAQSVQGVARELAALYGRPLPPEPPAFPGWGEGGPLAVEVEDPTACPLYTLVEWRVAGEDPAPLWMQALLRAVGQRPLGGVVDLTNFVLFGWGQPLHAFDADAVELPVRVCRARPGERLVTLDGVERVLDPADLVIADAGRVLGLAGVMGGLDSGVRPGTRRIYLESAHFAAPVVFRTLKRHDLASEAALRFGKGSDPALAPAGPALVAAYAGGLLEPTGRSARVGRVPEPPAVPWHPGRIRALLGVNWDDRRLEEALGRLGFRVSGGMVHAPSWRREVTGSHDLAEDVARLEGYEAVGERLPVGPTVLGARDAAWVRADRVRDLAAAAGYQELLTPSYTGPDAPADPVGGPEALAPIRIVNPLRDRESWLRTGLLATLREAWLYNRDRDVEPQPVFEVAPVYGRPGGGEAVAEPLTLAALLPLAAPEAWPGTGSLYQLKGLVELVAERLGWAVAFGPLEAEHPWFHPGRSLAILGPDGRRQGLLGELRAEFWAPARMRGRVAGLEWRLPLAVEPALPVIRHAPRFPAVVRDLSFVVPEESGWAEWEAVLAAARPPRLEAWRLMDRFRGGFGLSFTVRFTFRAPDRTLTDAEVDGDMARLMAALEVRGARVRGAST
- a CDS encoding Cell division protein ZapA — protein: MEDGQTRTTVSIYGEDYAIRSDLPPETVEELARYVDTRMRVLAARNPHVPAGRLAILVALNCAEEVLRLEAKTEELTAALQQRWRSRQVHKKGS
- a CDS encoding protein of unknown function (Evidence 5 : Unknown function), encoding MPGLVWWIGYGPRPPAGQAGGFLDAGLGLRGAPLRETVLSALATGANPAPVTGPAHRRGRPDPAWAAWLRQCGLGSRLAAAGRPVRGVTAWPPAAFRGSPAVEMLLAPDPPATLGDLRRGLALAPDVTGTALAARGHHGLPLRDAPAAAALLAGLLQRYAMLIFVAARAVDADLAGAVLAGVTAAGGQWLAVAVPDRPADAGVAWAAGRDPGGPRPRGVTDLAAYLIRMMEEGPEGA
- the mutS gene encoding Endonuclease MutS2, which gives rise to MTTTQGAGGDWLRNALDLERVLARIREQAETPMGADRVAALAPPLPDPVSAQALGREAETLLALGAGLAGAVRVGRLARRAARGGVLDAGELAGVARTLARTETVRAKAEPGLTPGWAARLGALALPGALREAVERVVAPDGSVRDTASPLLADLRARQRRLWEEIDGILAGILHSPHWAPYLQEPVVTERAGRRVVPVKVGFRNKVAGIVHDQSASGQTVFVEPMAVVDRHNRIALLLREETAEIERLLTELSRAVGAEAPALEAVEEVLADLDVALAGVRYGQGLDGRWPRLGGQRFLIRSGRHPLLQDPVPLDLAVEDRRPVLVITGPNTGGKTVALKTAGLVAALALLGMMVPAAEGTEVPLYTAILADIGDEQSLEQNLSTFASHIARLVPLVRLADAGARPLLALIDEIGAGTDPDEGAALAQALVERLAAAGVHTLVSTHFGRLKLLAYEDPRIQNARVEFDRETLAPTYRLVLGQPGSSHALYIAARLGLDAALVQRARELIGERGQALEGAIEAVGTLTRRLEETERELEARRRDLEAEEAALRARITRWEERRQAEEERLRVQWQAELRRLREEVRRLAAQVEASEGKARFQALEELRRTLREAAPPPPVAGPPGPAPALTVGVRVRIRGFEDPGVVQELAGRTATVEVGGMRIKLPVEELELAEAPAAARPRGGGRTPATAARMARVSPEEDVRGLTVDDALAVVDKFLDNALLLGLDTVRIIHGKGTGTLRRALNAWLAHDPRVAERRLGGPAEGGDGVTVVRLKG
- the tyrS gene encoding Tyrosine--tRNA ligase — encoded protein: MNTIMDGSIAKTVDYLVRGCEDVVSPDLLARKLEQVPVRGPLTVKLGVDPTAPDLHLGHTVVMEKLRQFQDLGHRVVLLIGDMTGRVGDPTEKASTRKQLSAEEVAAFARTYVEQAGKVLDVERLTVRYNSEWLEALQFADVVELLSRMTVARVLERDDFARRFAAHVPIHLHELLYPLMQGYDSVALRADVELGGTDQRFNIMTARQIQEAYGQEPEVGMFLPILEGTDGVRRMGKSLGNYIGISEPPEEIYGKTMSIPDSLIERWGVLLLGWDAAEVRARLAAGTNPRDLKAELARALVARFWNPAAAEAAEAAFNRTFRERQVPEDAPRVPLPSDPWQGPALDLVARLPGIPSRSEARRLLQQGAVVVDGERLGDGATVTVRAGSWVRVGKRRFFRLEAGG
- a CDS encoding conserved protein of unknown function (Evidence 4 : Unknown function but conserved in other organisms), whose product is MTGKGSAVAAQEEEAQGWQDIAQGELEAAERHFRRALELDPSRADALNGLGTVYLSWGDLEEAAELFRMAILQAEQDLPRRKRRTGWQDAQVRPYVRGLYHLSLTQIRRGLWDEAIDLLRELIAWDSGGMDGEAHYLLGQMQQRHGRLEEAAAAYTAASAHLDEAWYALGLVRFLEGREREARAAWREALGRLPGVVPFLLYYPRLVPIPAPRIEDTPFLILRRYVIDNADLWTSAARAALEELAREQSE
- a CDS encoding ThiF domain-containing protein, whose product is MQVALVGAGALGSPLAWALVRLPAVTRLTVVDGDRVALSNLPRQPWYGPDDLGRPKAALLAERVAAAGGPAVEARIEMVTAANAGRLLADAELVVDGSDNWAARRTIEAFAAARGIPWIYAAALGWDGLTAWMAPDGPCLRCWFGEPGGDGPRCFEAGAVGAVTLAVAGVAVAELERRLAGEDPPPRLWLVDGRRGRVTALGGPPAPCPHRRPA
- a CDS encoding conserved protein of unknown function (Evidence 4 : Unknown function but conserved in other organisms), producing MAAEPWEERFARQMLVDGIGYDGQRRILATRVTVVGPEPWVSLAFRYLAAAGFQAEAVPAPAGPLRVRVGAAETVLAPASGVGGGMLTAARVVLAALEAALEPGSEEEHGAGPGAGGAGATE